One Panicum virgatum strain AP13 chromosome 9K, P.virgatum_v5, whole genome shotgun sequence genomic region harbors:
- the LOC120652598 gene encoding glycine-rich cell wall structural protein-like translates to MGRAPRGVWSMALLGLAVAVVLAVAAEARSLEKQSLCGGGCGLGGGGGYGGGGGAGLGGGLGHGGGLGVGFGGGKGGGFGGGAGGGGGLGDGGGLGGGSGGGSGLGGGYGGGAGGGVGGGSGEGGGLGGGSGGGGGLGGGGGAGAGGGYGGGAGGGTGGGYGGGAGSGGGYGGGAGAGGGYGGGSGAGGGYGGGAGGGSGGGYGGGAGSGGGAGAGGGYGGGAGGGAGGGYGGSAGGGAGGCYGGGAGTGGGFGSGGGGGYGGGAGGGIGGRV, encoded by the coding sequence ATGGGGAGGGCGCCGAGGGGTGTGTGGAGCATGGCGCTTCTGGGGCTGGCCGTCGCGGTGGTTCTCGCGGTGGCCGCCGAGGCGCGGTCCTTGGAGAAGCAGAGCTTGTGCGGTGGCGGGTGTGGGCTTGGTGGCGGAGGagggtacggcggcggcggcggtgctgggctTGGTGGTGGCCTTGGGCACGGTGGAGGGCTTGGAGTTGGGTTCGGAGGAGGGAAAGGTGGTGGGTTCGGCGGGGGTGCAGGTGGTGGAGGCGGCCTCGGGGATGGGGGTGGTTTAGGTGGTGGCTCCGGCGGAGGCAGCGGGCTTGGTGGTGGTTATGGCGGTGGCGCTGGTGGAGGAGTTGGCGGTGGCTCCGGGGAAGGCGGAGGGCTTGGTGGTGGTTCCGGGGGAGGTGGTGGActtggtggaggaggaggcgctggGGCTGGTGGTGGCTACGGCGGAGGAGCCGGTGGAGGCACTGGCGGTGGATACGGCGGAGGTGCCGGTTCCGGGGGCGGCTATGGCGGAGGTGCCGGTGCAGGAGGCGGCTATGGCGGAGGTTCCGGTGCAGGAGGCGGCTAtggcggcggagctggtggaggcaGTGGCGGTGGATATGGCGGGGGCGCAGGCTcaggaggcggcgcgggtgcaggaggcggctACGGTGGAGGAgctggcggtggcgccggtggtGGCTACGGCGGAAGTGCTGGCGGTGGCGCAGGTGGATGCtacggtggcggtgctggcactGGTGGTGGCTTTGGctctggcggcggtggaggctaTGGCGGTGGCGCCGGGGGTGGCATCGGCGGCCGTGTCTGA
- the LOC120648822 gene encoding uncharacterized protein LOC120648822, which translates to MGNFNPGTGLVQAWGMPFRAPASGVLGPRPPFPAQQAMMAHHQPSPAPGSSSSSVTSAWDTSALYAALNNAGVATQPPSSVDWYLNTGASSHMSSASGSGHSNGDAPM; encoded by the exons ATGGGCAACTTCAACCCCGGGACTGGACTCGTCCAGGCCTGGGGCATGCCCTTCCGCGCGCCTGCCTCTGGCGTTTTGGGCCCCCGTCCACCGTTCCCAGCCCAACAGGCGATGATGGCACACCACCAACCTTCTCCCGCGCCgggctcttcctcctcctccgtcaCGTCCGCCTGGGACACCAGCGCCCTCTACGCCGCCCTCAACAACGCCGGCGTCGCCACCCAGCCGCCAAGCTCCGTAGATTGGTACCTCAACACCGGCGCCTCCTCGCACATGTCATCCGCCTCCG GATCTGGCCACTCAAACGGTGATGCTCCGATGTGA
- the LOC120648163 gene encoding keratin, type I cytoskeletal 9-like yields MAVSVLGKFGLDEFVRSAPPMAQHTAEWRQIDQTVVNWIYTTVNKSVFDIIYRPRVSAFTLWTELRSITQGDAGIDEYCSHLKHLADKLRDIGQPVSETSQVLNLLRGLNPRYRHVKPVITSRRPPHTFQSARSFLALEELQLKHDDKTEAGQAFLAGHGGPANSGGSASHGSSSGHGAPSSGTGGSPGGDTGGNRGYRTKNKRRGCGPNGGSAPSGGAGAGGTGGAS; encoded by the exons ATGGCGGTGTCCGTCCTTGGGAAGTTCGGCCTCGACGAGTTCGTCCGCTCGGCGCCGCCCATGGCTCAGCACACCGCCGAGTGGCGGCAGATCGACCAGACGGTCGTCAATTGGATCTACACCACCGTCAACAAAAGTGTCTTCGACATCATCTACCGCCCGCGCGTCTCCGCGTTCACCCTCTGG ACCGAGCTGCGGTCCATCACGCAAGGCGACGCCGGCATCGACGAGTACTGCTCCCATCTCAAGCACCTCGCCGACAAACTTCGTGACATTGGCCAGCCCGTCTCGGAAACGAGCCAAGTGCTCAACCTTCTCCGCGGCCTGAACCCCAGGTACCGCCACGTCAAGCCGGTGATCACCTCCAGGCGCCCGCCCCACACCTTCCAGAGCGCGCGCTCCTTCCTCGCCCTTGAGGAACTCCAGCTGAAGCATGATGACAAGACGGAGGCCGGTCAGGCGTTCCTCGCCGGCCACGGCGGTCCTGCCAACTCTGGCGGATCCGCATCTCACGGGAGCTCCTCTGGCCATGGGGCCCCTTCCTCCGGCACCGGCGGCTCCCCCGGCGGCGACACCGGTGGCAACCGCGGCTACCGCACCAAGAACAAGCGTCGTGGCTGCGGTCCCAACGGCGGATCCGCGCCctccggcggcgcaggcgcaggcggcaCAGGCGGTGCCTCCTAG
- the LOC120652599 gene encoding glycine-rich cell wall structural protein-like has translation MQPASFLHWPVPTHAHMIRRAPAYIKRAASFAPSITAAATDYRSIHLASIRCLMGRAARRVRAMALAVLAMALVLGAAVEARFLETQKLGGGGGFGGGAGFGGGAGLGGGAGLGGGGGTGGGIGGGLGHGGGLGGGFGGGKGGGLGGGGGFGGGGGAGGGLGHGGGLGGGGGLGSGGGLGGGGGGGLGGGAGAGGGAGGGLGHGGGLGGGGGLGSGGGLGGGAGGGLGGGGGRGLGGGAGAGGGAGGGLGGGAGGGLGGGAGGGLGGGGGLGGGAGGGLGGGAGSGLGGGAGSGVGGGFGGGKGFGGGLGGGSGGGLGAGSGAGGGAGGGFGGGAGGGGGLGGGSGVGGGFGGGKGFGGGLGGGSGGGFGAGGGAGGGAGGGFGGGAGGGFGGGAGGGAGLGGGGGGGFGGGAGSGN, from the coding sequence ATGCAGCCTGCTAGCTTTCTCCACTGGCCAGTGCCCACTCACGCACACATGATCCGTCGGGCTCCCGCTTATATAAAGCGTGCGGCGTCCTTCGCTCCGAGCatcacagcagcagcaacagattACAGATCAATTCACTTAGCTTCCATTCGGTGTCTCATGGGGAGGGCAGCGAGGCGTGTGCGGGCAATGGCGCTCGCGGTATTGGCCATGGCGCTGGTTCTCGGGGCGGCCGTGGAGGCGCGGTTCCTTGAGACCCAGAAAttgggtggtggcggcggcttcggcggaggcgccggtttTGGCGGTGGTGCTGGACTCGGTGGAGGTGCTGGgctcggtggaggaggtggtacGGGTGGTGGGATTGGTGGAGGGCTTGGCCATGGTGGAGGGCTTGGCGGTGGGTTTGGAGGTGGGAAGGGTGGAGGtcttggaggaggaggtgggtttggtggtggtggcggagcAGGTGGAGGGCTTGGCCACGGTGGTGGCCTTGGAGGTGGCGGGGGTCTtggaagtggaggtggtctaggcggcggaggcggaggcggtctTGGTGGGGGTGCCGGCGCAGGTGGTGGTGCCGGAGGAGGGCTTGGACATGGTGGTGGCCTTGGAGGTGGCGGGGGTCTTGGTAGTGGTGGTGGCCTAGGCGGTGGAGCAGGTGGTGGTTTGGGTGGTGGAGGCGGACGTGGTCTTGGTGGGGGTGCCGGCGCAGGTGGTGGTGCTGGAGGTGGTCTCGGTGGTGGTGCAGGAGGAGGGCTTGGAGGTGGTGCTGGAGGTGGCCTAGGTGGAGGGGGCGGCCTTGGTGGCGGTGCAGGTGGTGGGCTAGGCGGTGGAGCTGGAAGTGGccttggtggtggtgctggctcTGGAGTAGGTGGTGGATTCGGAGGAGGTAAAGGTTTTGGCGGAGGCCTTGGTGGAGGTAGCGGTGGGGGGCTCGGCGCTGGTAGTGGAGCAGGAGGCGGTGCCGGGGGAGGTTttggcggtggtgccggaggtggcggtggccttggtGGTGGCTCTGGAGTAGGTGGCGGATTTGGGGGAGGCAAAGGTTTTGgtggaggccttggtggagGTAGCGGTGGTGGGTTTGGCGCTGgtggcggagcaggaggcggtgcTGGGGGAGGGTTTGGTGGTGGTGCCGGTGGAGGGTTCGGTGGAGGTGCAGGAGGAGGCGCTGGCttgggtggtggaggtggtggaggttTCGGCGGTGGTGCTGGTAGTGGCAACTGA